TCTCTCACACAGTGAACTTCCTCCATCTCTTCTAGCCCTTCTGTTTCCACTCCACTATTGACGACAACATGCACCTGTGATTCACTATGGAGTTGAACTGTTTCTTCCCTTGATCGTGTTGGTAGTCTCCTCCTGTTCTTGGCAGTGGTCCAAGCCTTCTCTGACCTCTCGATAAGCCCTTTGGAATCGTCTGTTCCAGTAGCTGGCCCATTGATGGAAACGTGCAGTGATGATTGCAGCATGTCATTTTTTAAGGTTGACCTAAACCTTGTTTTCACACGTTTAAAGGGATACTCTATACCTCTGATTAAGGGTTTATTAAAAGCTAGAATATACCCCATTATATCTGAAAATAACGAAACTGAGAAGAATCGATGGTTCAGAGGGGGAAAAAAACCATGCTCAAAAGCCCAAAATTGCTCTTTTGCGAAGACCGGAAGTGAAACTATCAAAGAAGTGAACACGTGATCAATGACGTAGAAGTGAGAACTCGTATGGTTTGATGTACTGAAAACAAGTAAACTATGGATTCAGACGATTCGCAAAGTTATTCGTCGTCGGTGTCTTCGTCTTTTGAAAGTGCCGACGAAACTGCTCTAGCCGATTGTGCAGGCACCCAACCATACCTATTCGAGCCTTCTGATAGCGAAGCCAGCTCGGGTGCAGATTCGAGCGAATCCAGCGAGGAGGAGACATTCGAGCGCTTACAAAACACAGACTGGTAAGCTTCAAATCGTCTCGCGCATAAGCTTGTTTTATTGTAAACTTTTATAGTCTTTAAGgtgtaaaatataataaaagatggaaataatttttccttgtgaCGTAGACTTTGCTTTCCTTTCTGCATTTGGAATGCACAATAAGGTGGCTGTTTTATCATTTCGGCACGCGAGAAGTGTTCTCGGGACATTAGGTTATAACAAAGTATTATGCTGAAAGCTTACGACACATTGCATCAAAACGTTCGCTTAGGTGTACTTGTGGGAATTGCCAGCGACTAACTAGAGTGGTGGAATGCGTCTGTTGTTCGGAAATTGACTGTGTGGTGGCAAAACTCAACGAAGCGGTCGAGGCCGAAGGACTTGAAGAGCCCCCAGTGTGCATTACGCAACACCGGGGGTTAAGTGCTGTTTGCTTGAATCGGTGGGTTCTTCAAACGGCATGGTACCAGTATAAGCAGCAATATGCCGATGCATATGAAGGTCCTGATCACAAACAGAAGAGGCACATAGCCTACAGGCAGCTAGCAAGGTGGTGCTGGGGACTTTTGGGGAAGCAGATAAGAGTGGTTCTCCCTTCATGTGCAGTTTGTTGCATTCGGGCACACTTTCCACCCCCAGGAATCGAAGAAGATTTTGTGTTTGAAGGATTTCGATTTCCCGACAAGTAGACAACCAAAATGACCAAAGAGTTTGTGCTTAATTCGAACGTTTGTTCTCCTAGATGATTTCTGTTCCaccttaaaaataattgtaacatGTTCAGACGAGTCAAGATTGTTGGTATTTAACCTATAGATGATACGTTAACAAGTGTGTTCAATGGTAGGATGCAAATTATCGGTCAACATTCTCATTTAATTAATTGAtttacatcattttcaaaacaatgtaCCAAGCTTGTTCCTTTTATGTATTGTTAGGTATTTGAAGTGTTCTTAAACCTTGATTTGAAGGCATTTATAGCATCCTGCTTATCTGGCCGCTCAAAATCCGATGACAGTGATTGGGGTGCAGCAGCTCTTTCTAAGACACCAGTATCAATTCCTTCTAGaatccgcacaacattcgctTTCAGATCAGCAACATATCCTAGAGAAAACATCGTTATTAGCAGAATTATAACTTTACTTACTTGTGGCTTGACAAGAGACATAGGTCATTAACTTAGAGGAAAGGTTATAGATTTGGGGAGCTTATTTCTGAGGGGCTTATCATTATGacatttcatttaaattttaatagcAATTAGTAATAATTTCATTATCACAAGTTTTTGCATTATGTATCCACTTTTTTGGTATGTTCAGGTGAACATCTGAAAGTCATACAAGGTATACTTTAACTGTGGAAGAAATATGTAAAGACATTAGATATCATGTAGGCTGTTGTAAGTGTCTGTCCTTTTTTAAATTAGTCTATATAAAATGCTTCCTTGCAAATTTAAGCAGTACTTACTATATGTGCATTGAACTAAAATCTTCTTTATTGTATGCTCTCCTTTCTTGTGCTTTGGGAAAGCAATGTTTACCCGCTGAGTACCATCTGGTAGTTTTGCATAGTCCCGATGGCTGTTCTCGTTGAAATGTAGGATGGAAATCAGCAATCTGGAAATAAATTATGCTGGATATTGAAAGTAAATATTGATgtagtttctttttaaatgaTAACAGCTATGATCATTCTCTGCATCTGCGTCTGCAGAGTCTCTTTTTCACAGGTCATACATTGTTGTTTCCAACAACAATTTATTACCTGCTGGTCATTCCATGGTAGGAGAAAGCTAAGCGTTTTGTAGCAAAGTGGTTTTGTACTGAATGGAAGGCCTCAAGTGATGAAGTGGCATGTGCTCCAGACATCTGCTTGATATCCTTTAACAGCGAGCCCTTGGTCAGTACCTCTGTCAGTTTCTCATAAGGTTGTGAACCTGAACAACAGCCAGAAATAAATGGTGAATAATAACTGTATGTATCATTATTGACACATTTTCTTGTAAAAGATATTTAGAATAAGCATTGCCATACCCGGGCTgagccatttcttttttctttctctgccATGCAGTCTACCATGAAGACACTGTGAAAACAAGGGACTTTGATGTCCCGAATGCTTGTTCATGATGTGATTAGTAATTGAGAGCCACTTTGCTGCCTTTAAATCTCCATCATCATCACCAGTTGATGCAGCACACCAGAACATGTGGTTGACCACgctctttttccattttgctaCCACAGCacagtctttcttttttgcaagGCTGTCAATCTTTTTACCAataccttaaaaaaaaaattaagtctGGTTAACAATCGGTATTAATACACTCTTGTGTTAATAGGTTGCCATAATTTTCAATCAAGCTAAATCATTGCAGGCAATCGCTacataattttaattattaccACAGCTACAAAGTTTAGCATTGATTATACAAACTAGCCTTTGCCAATATGCCAACCATCCAATCTGTGCTTAATGGCAGGCCATCTCTCCCTCATGTGCTTTCTAATCTGGACATGTCTGTCTGTTATCAAGGTGTCAAGAGAGAGTCCTTCATCAGTTAAGAATTGAAGTGATCTTTGCAGGCCTTCTTTTTCCATTGCATTGGAGTTCTTTACTTCATTACTCTGTAGAATAACATAAAGTGAACAGTAGAGTAAAGGTATGTCTGACACTACAGTAAGTTATTTATGCCCAGTCATATGTTAATTTCATTTCCAATGTAGAAATGTAGATACCAACCTGGACCAGCTGAGAATCtagaattttgttttgctctaaATCCATGAGAGAAAAACTGCTGTACTTAGCGGAATGTCCTGGGCTATCACAGCGACCATCCCCTCCCAAGATGAGCTCCTTCCCCTCATCTTTGATGCTATCCAGTAATGAGGACTGTTGTTCTCTGTACGTCTTCTCCACTGCTGCAtgtaaatactttttttgatGCTTCATGAATGTGGAGTACCCAATGGTGACTACATTCATGTGGCCCATTATTTTAAGCACCTTAGCTGGACTCCCGCCACCAAATAGAATTCCTGATGACATCATAATATTGCCAAGAGGGGTATCCCCAATGGTTGGCTGAGAATCCCAACTTCTGGTGAATGAGCACGAGAGACATTTTTGCATGACTGTTATTTCGGTACCAATCCTGGAGTTCACTCGCCTGTCACACTCAGTCCGACACACAGGGCAAAACTCAAATAAACTCAACAGTGACGATTCTGCCACAAGAAACAACTTCTGTTTGTTCCAGTGAGATCTGTTCACCAGATAAATGCAGCGTTTGCACTCATTGGATTGCGTCTGGTTCATTACATCAATTTAAACACTTTCTCTAGCATAATTTTTTAACACACGGCATTAACGTAAACCGGGGTGTATCGATGTAAGTTGTATAATGTAACGATAAGAAATCTAAATTTAGGATGTTAGGCAGTTCAGTGTACCTGATGAATTTTGACCTTgtgtaaacaataattaaaaaagataacgaaagaaagaaatgaatgcATATCACAGGTAATGATCAATTGCTTGTGTGGAACTCACTCGTACAAACAATCGTCGAAATCGGCAAAATCTCCATCTTCAGCCATCTCATCCTCAGGCTCGGGAACATATAAAGAGTCGTCGTCTGCGTCCATATCCTCTTCCCAATCTGATGGTTCATCGTCACTTGCGCAAGGTGTTGATGTAAGAAACATCTCTTTTAGAAGAGTGCATTGCGTGCCTTGACTCTTAGTGGGCACGGTAATTTGAACAGCTGGAAAATGATAACCAAAACGTTTGTAAacaaagggttttttttggaggaCCATATTTATTGCGAATACACAACACAGCTTTAAAAACTTGCCTTTTGCAGTACTTTTAGTACGAAATTGCACAGAAACATTTTTACTGTGAGACTGTGTTTGTGTGGCTGCCTCCTGTGCCGAAGGTAACGATTCAGCTCCACACGCTCTTTCATGCCCCTCGACACTGCCTTCATAGGATACCGCAGAATTGAGTGTTTCGTGTTCAGCGACgatcttccaaaaaaaaacaaggtacTTAAGAGTGAATTTCACTTATTACCAAACTGACGACGGCAGAAgtcaaaaaatcgattttgttCTATTTTCGTCCACGTGTAACCCTTAGGTAGATATGAAATGTGATGTAGTTTTTTCCCGGTTGAAACGCTTTAAATtcgagaaaatcaagaaaaacgaatttCGCCCCAATTATGGCCTAATTGGTCGAACGCAATGGCTGAAAATAACTGAATCTAAACTCAATTTGCGTTCGCATGTCGAAAAGAACCAAAACTTCCCGATACTTTTTATTGAAAGATAAAGTATTCAGCTATTAAAAACAGGCTTTAACTTGTCTTGAACtcttgtcaagaaaaaatccttaaatgtttaaaaatctcCTTTGTTTACTCTCCTGATTATCccagtttaaaaataaaattcggAGACATTTTTCGACATGTGCCATGACTCCAAATTCCCTCAAACTTGGCCAGAGTAAACATTTATGGTGGTCTAAAACATGTATGAAAATCAGCTTGGGTTCTTcttcgagtggtttttgaggggccgctgaaaaagctacagtttaatgaaaacatcagcaaaaaataaacaatagaatACTGCATGTTGTTTGAGGACAGACAGGTATGAGCTTTTAACGACCAtgtattattagttatttgtACAGATTAGCAATTTGCTTCCTTTCACTTATAGTATGCTGGGAAAACAATTCAATCTCTACACCAAATCAATCGAAAATAAGTTTTTCGTGAGGAGTTCAAATTATTCGCCATTCACTTGGAACGAGATGTCGATATCACAACTAAGAAACTGGAAGTCAATAGTCTGCCTCCAAGTTATAACATGACCCATCGCAAAAACATGTATCAAAATCAGCTTGAGTTTTTTATCTAACataacaatttaatttaacatatCGAGACTTGTAACGGTTTCTTGAGCATTTCGAATTATTAGCCACTCAGTTGGAACGAGGTGTTGATTTCACATCTAAGAAACCGGAAGTCGATATACTATCCTACACAGCCTCCAAGTAATAACATAACATCGCTGAAAGATATATTAACTGAACTAAAGCATAACGTCTTATGTTAGATACCAGGTACTGATGAAATTAGCTTGAAAACCCCGAAGTCTTTGGAAGTAATGAAAGGGCCGAGAGTGTATTTATGGTCACCTACATTTGGGAACCAAACTAAATTCCTCTGAAATCCGTCTTCTAGTTTGTCTTGGTTAATTAGGccaagataatttttttttcttaaatggGATAATGCGATCCATTTGAAGCTTAGGTGCGATTGAGAATTCAGTGAGAAAAGCCATCCCGTAAGagatattattgttaatttaaatCGCAAGCCacgcttgtttttttcatgaatcaTGAATCATTCTCGTGAAATGACGTTTTTGTTGTGTTAGCCTCTAATCGAAGACATTGAATTCTAAATAAAAAGACATGGGGAAGGAAACTCATCGAGCCGAGAAGTTACCGTATTCAAGGCGCGTGAAGGTTTTCTATGATTGCCTGTGGTCATGAATAACTACCTAACGGGACACCCGGTGGCCATGGAAGACAAAATTAGTATTAGGTTACCTATCTTTGGAGAGCTGTGGAGGAGCCAGCCTTACTGAGATGTATCATAACAAGAGGCATGGCATATAATCCAAGCTCAGTCAAGCTCAGTTACTGTGTTACTTGTGACAGGAACAGTCCTTACCAAAAGCAACCAAAAGATCCAAGTATGGCTTCTTTCGTTTCACCTTTACATGGCTTGTGtctatttcaaaaaagttgCAAAACTCTTTCAGCAtttgaactgaaaaagaagagagcTTAGAGGAACTAATTAGATCACATATGTTGTAGCAGTCATAAACTATTGGATGCTCTAATGATACTTCTCGCATGACTGCATTGCTGAGCTCTTGAAGTGCACTCTCAGTCTCTGCGTCATCCGCCTCCCCGTCACTACCACTCGTTACATCTGGTAAGCGCCGCTTAGCTGCCAATCGACTGAAAAAGCTTGCTACCTGCTGTGAAGTCAAAAACTCTGCACTTGTAAACAAGCGATTTCCCTCACTGTCCCTGGCTGCCATCATAGCCCTTGCAACAGACTCCGGATCCGATTTTCGTCCCGAGATTTCTCCAAGATCgaatttctttgttaaataATCTTTCTGATTAGCGGTGAATCTGGTTCTTTTAAGTTGGGATGACCTCAATGCCCAGCCCATGGGGAGCAACAGGTTTTCCACTGATTGCAGTTTAGATAGTTCTGTTGGAATGTTTGGCACACTACCAGTTTGCACATCCAGTCTCTCGGAATAACCAACGATGGCTCTGTCGAAGAGACTCTCGTTCTGAATAGCAAGGTGATGTCTGCCACAGTCTAGGTGCCATTGAAGTGAGGAGAACTGTTGATAGCGTTTAATGCATCCTTCCTCAGGACAGGAAAAGAGGTCAACATTTGATTCATCTGAGGACGATTCGTCAGAACTTGGTGAATCGCTAGGGCCAGTTGAATTTGCTTGTTTCGGAGGATTCTTGGCCTTCTTGGATGTAATTGTTTTAAACTGTGCCTTTTCTCCGCAAGTGCCACAGTCAATGGCTGACAGCCTTGGAATTTCTGCATTTGGTGGGACGCCAAGTTTCTCCCACTGAATCAACTTTCCAGGACCAATATTATAGGCTTTCCATACACGCAGCCCTTCTTCAGAATACTCTATGTTAGAAATAGTGCTCACACCTTCCAACCGAACGGTGGAGAATGTGGAGGCCTCAGGTGGTCCTGAAACAGTAACGTTAACAGATGGTACTCCACCCGATGAGAgaatggcatttttcatttcctctgCACTCTCAATATTGTTCCCTGAATTGAGAAAGATCTTCATATGGGACTTGATAGTTGCCGCTTTCCTGTCACAAGCGCCTTTACCTGCCTGTGAATCACAGAAATCCATCCTCCTGACTGAAACGCCCTGCTGTTGGCCGATTAATTTTGCTCCAACAATTGTCTTACCACAGTGGTAACAACCGGCGTTGTCTTGCCAGTAATAGATGTTCTGTAGTTGTGGATGGCCCTCTCTAAGTTGTCTTACCACGTCTGACATAACAGAGAGTACTGTACAGCTATCCTGACTGCAGCTCCTGAAAACACTAACAAACGTCATCATCTGTAGTTTGTGGTCATTTCCTCTCCTAATGGATACAGTTAGATGCCAGGAAATCCCACGTTTCGCAAACCAATCCGTCTGGCTCTCTCTAAACTTCCGCGGAAGGAACTTCATAGCCCAGTCCTGAACTAAAAGAACGGAAGTGTCGTCTAGTGCATTCACTATATCCAATCTTGCTTCTTCTTGATTAACTGACCGCAGTAGATGCGCTTTCCAGCTCACGATGTCTTGCTTAGCCTTTCCCATTACAAAACGAAGCTCCTCTTTCAGTTCATCTGCAGCAAGTGCCTCAATTGCAGCCGTGATGTCGTCTATGGTCTTCGTAAGATCATCGCATTTGTCACAATAGGTTCTGTGCTCATGTGAACACTGGGACTGATAATCGCGGTCAGTAGGGTCGTTTAGGGCATAGACGCGACAGTGATCAGGTACGTCTGAGCTCTCTGAGACATGAACCTGTAAAGGAAATAAGCACAAGGCGCATTTTGCAGCTAACGGTGACATGGTACAAAGTCCACCATACTAGTGAGACCACGCTGCGAAGAAGGATATTCGAAACAAAGCGGTCGCGATCAGACAATTCTTACCTTTCCGTCTTTCTAATGCTTCTGTGACGTGCGTGGTTTGTTCTCCAGTACAGCAGACTTTTTACCACGTGATGGTAGGCTGCACAAATGCCTATTACCGTCGTCTACCTTTAAAGCCTCAAAGTAGTCTTAAAGCCGGGACGGGGTAGCGTAGTATATTACACTATTCAGTCCTAATTTCGTCCTTGTGGTTGTCGTAAAATGTCACCTTAGCTAGAATTCCAGATTTCAACCAACGTCATATGCATTGCCGTGATACCTTCATTTCCCTCGTTCGAATGTTTGAAATAGATATTCATTTGAAAGCAATGCATTCTATGTCGGCTTAAGTTGGTACATCATGCGttattcaaaaatgaaaaataaagaccAGGCAACCTCAATACACATACCTTGTAATCACTCTTTAGGTAGCGCTTGCATTTCTTTAggtgttctttcttttcttttgcccATGACATCCCCATATCCATTTCTCCCAAACGCTCAGCAACACTTTCAAGGTTATCGAGGGCCTGTGCACCCGCCGAGCTAATGTAATCTATTCCCTGTAACGATTTTCGAGTGGAAGCAGGGCATACTCGGAGAACTCGCAGAAGAGTACTACGACTCAAAGGAGTAAAGTTTTCCTCCTTTGAATAGGCCTGGTATTGCTGAACAATTCGCTCCGGTATCATGTTGCGTACCACATTAGGTATTTTGATTACCTCTTTAGTTGAAAGTGATACTACTTTTTCTCCGAATGGAAGGTCTTGGATGATATGGGGACTGGTAATAAAATCCAGAAAATGAGCGAGCTTTTCTTGCGGAACCACCATTCTTGTTTGTGGACTCTGAGATGGAACTGGCGTACCTCTTCCGTGGAGAAGAATATGCTGTCTAGCCATTATGTAGCAATATTTGGTTAAACCTGGTATCCACTCTTGAATCTTCGCAAAACTGACTTTGTCAGCCATGATGGAGAGTATCTGTCGACGTGTATCCCAGTGGTCTGCACTCTTATAGCAAGATGCCAGGGCATCCAAGAGTGTCTCATCTGTAGATCCAGTACCACTCTCAATATCTGCCGAAAACCACCGTTGTATGACTTGCGATCTGGAGAGTGCGTGCCATAGCTGGCCCGGATCTTCTGGTGCCACTTCACTGAGAACCGCTGAGACAGCCTGCCTGGCTTTACGAACATGCTGCCGTTTTGTCCGGTCACTAGTTTCGTTCCAAGATGTTCGCAGTGTATACCTGATTGGGCTTACTTCTCTACTTTCTAGGAAGGTGTTTAAATGATCCAAGGAACTAGGGGTATCTGCGATTTGCGATGTAG
The DNA window shown above is from Acropora palmata chromosome 7, jaAcrPala1.3, whole genome shotgun sequence and carries:
- the LOC141887123 gene encoding P2X purinoceptor 7-like, translated to MDSDDSQSYSSSVSSSFESADETALADCAGTQPYLFEPSDSEASSGADSSESSEEETFERLQNTDWCTCGNCQRLTRVVECVCCSEIDCVVAKLNEAVEAEGLEEPPVCITQHRGLSAVCLNRWVLQTAWYQYKQQYADAYEGPDHKQKRHIAYRQLARWCWGLLGKQIRVVLPSCAVCCIRAHFPPPGIEEDFVFEGFRFPDK
- the LOC141886753 gene encoding uncharacterized protein LOC141886753; translation: MDLEQNKILDSQLVQSNEVKNSNAMEKEGLQRSLQFLTDEGLSLDTLITDRHVQIRKHMRERWPAIKHRLDGWHIGKGIGKKIDSLAKKKDCAVVAKWKKSVVNHMFWCAASTGDDDGDLKAAKWLSITNHIMNKHSGHQSPLFSQCLHGRLHGRERKKKWLSPGSQPYEKLTEVLTKGSLLKDIKQMSGAHATSSLEAFHSVQNHFATKRLAFSYHGMTSR
- the LOC141887125 gene encoding uncharacterized protein LOC141887125, with amino-acid sequence MEAKCSFSGIVGGSCTYERRDRAKNTEVIPLLHCNREIAGHKSTWKIADVETEVELILARASIFNFPENIAQLTICPYHRSSLGIGWRSGSQRCQIPRDISNHSDERKWPRGERGLGKIGSDFVYQKTGVLVPVGSGVCRNCRVLLAKMESKEEPEAEREVTTEEFAGGTEVLFPMENLSLMDTERHNPVTTSTPFQPCHRGPENETPEIGLVSRLDMVRDDTWNITENTSTSQIADTPSSLDHLNTFLESREVSPIRYTLRTSWNETSDRTKRQHVRKARQAVSAVLSEVAPEDPGQLWHALSRSQVIQRWFSADIESGTGSTDETLLDALASCYKSADHWDTRRQILSIMADKVSFAKIQEWIPGLTKYCYIMARQHILLHGRGTPVPSQSPQTRMVVPQEKLAHFLDFITSPHIIQDLPFGEKVVSLSTKEVIKIPNVVRNMIPERIVQQYQAYSKEENFTPLSRSTLLRVLRVCPASTRKSLQGIDYISSAGAQALDNLESVAERLGEMDMGMSWAKEKKEHLKKCKRYLKSDYKVHVSESSDVPDHCRVYALNDPTDRDYQSQCSHEHRTYCDKCDDLTKTIDDITAAIEALAADELKEELRFVMGKAKQDIVSWKAHLLRSVNQEEARLDIVNALDDTSVLLVQDWAMKFLPRKFRESQTDWFAKRGISWHLTVSIRRGNDHKLQMMTFVSVFRSCSQDSCTVLSVMSDVVRQLREGHPQLQNIYYWQDNAGCYHCGKTIVGAKLIGQQQGVSVRRMDFCDSQAGKGACDRKAATIKSHMKIFLNSGNNIESAEEMKNAILSSGGVPSVNVTVSGPPEASTFSTVRLEGVSTISNIEYSEEGLRVWKAYNIGPGKLIQWEKLGVPPNAEIPRLSAIDCGTCGEKAQFKTITSKKAKNPPKQANSTGPSDSPSSDESSSDESNVDLFSCPEEGCIKRYQQFSSLQWHLDCGRHHLAIQNESLFDRAIVGYSERLDVQTGSVPNIPTELSKLQSVENLLLPMGWALRSSQLKRTRFTANQKDYLTKKFDLGEISGRKSDPESVARAMMAARDSEGNRLFTSAEFLTSQQVASFFSRLAAKRRLPDVTSGSDGEADDAETESALQELSNAVMREVSLEHPIVYDCYNICDLISSSKLSSFSVQMLKEFCNFFEIDTSHVKYLVFFWKIVAEHETLNSAVSYEGSVEGHERACGAESLPSAQEAATQTQSHSKNVSVQFRTKSTAKAVQITVPTKSQGTQCTLLKEMFLTSTPCASDDEPSDWEEDMDADDDSLYVPEPEDEMAEDGDFADFDDCLYE